The Gemmatimonadaceae bacterium genome has a window encoding:
- a CDS encoding DUF5677 domain-containing protein yields the protein MPRAPRKRSPRTTAEFDRQFGDTLLSVIAKRLEGTDTDLDDEPLVHATVAAMASAADDIVANMVKVSAVVMRRRQSARRGFERRLARTWAHSFDAFGHLCAVYTEYGEEYYATGIVDDSVRDSALFKALLQLHGRSCRVACEIEALLRSGLPDGAFARWRTLHEIAVIALFMAQEGETVARSYLDHDIVKRYKLMLTHEKYAQTLGHQPPTEAERTAVHDAYKTVVASHGAGFAEEYGWAAAALNKPRPKFVDLERHVKLDRFRPYYSWSSSSVHAGSHGLAGFAGGFRLVRPMPAGSTNQGLADPGQNTAISLSQIFAAVSVVRASPFFTLSSIVVGKLAKRCQDAFIAEDRNLKQGVS from the coding sequence GTGCCCCGAGCACCCAGAAAACGCTCGCCGCGAACAACAGCTGAGTTCGATCGACAGTTTGGCGATACCCTGCTTTCGGTGATCGCGAAGCGTCTCGAAGGCACTGACACGGACCTCGACGACGAGCCGCTTGTGCACGCGACCGTAGCGGCAATGGCGAGTGCCGCGGACGACATCGTCGCAAATATGGTCAAAGTTTCAGCCGTCGTGATGCGACGCCGCCAGTCTGCGCGACGCGGTTTCGAACGCCGCCTCGCTCGAACGTGGGCCCATAGCTTCGACGCCTTTGGCCATCTCTGCGCGGTGTACACTGAGTACGGCGAGGAGTACTACGCGACCGGAATCGTCGACGATTCTGTCAGAGACTCAGCGCTCTTCAAGGCGCTTCTTCAACTACACGGCCGGTCGTGCCGTGTAGCGTGCGAGATCGAGGCCCTGCTCCGGTCCGGCCTCCCCGACGGTGCCTTTGCACGGTGGAGGACCCTTCATGAAATCGCTGTTATTGCCCTCTTCATGGCGCAGGAAGGCGAAACCGTAGCTCGGTCGTACCTGGACCATGATATCGTGAAGCGGTACAAGCTGATGCTAACACACGAGAAGTACGCACAGACGCTAGGTCACCAACCGCCCACCGAAGCAGAACGGACGGCTGTCCACGATGCGTATAAGACGGTCGTCGCTTCCCACGGGGCGGGGTTCGCCGAAGAATATGGCTGGGCTGCGGCGGCCCTGAACAAGCCGCGACCCAAGTTCGTCGATCTCGAGCGTCACGTGAAGCTGGACCGCTTCCGGCCTTACTATTCCTGGTCCAGCAGTAGCGTCCACGCGGGCTCTCACGGTCTGGCAGGATTCGCTGGCGGCTTTCGCCTCGTCAGACCGATGCCTGCAGGATCTACCAATCAGGGCCTCGCTGATCCCGGGCAAAACACCGCGATCTCGCTGTCCCAGATCTTCGCGGCTGTGAGCGTCGTTCGCGCGAGCCCGTTCTTCACGCTTTCTTCGATCGTTGTCGGCAAACTCGCGAAACGGTGCCAGGATGCATTCATCGCGGAAGACCGCAATCTCAAGCAGGGTGTCAGCTAA